Proteins encoded together in one Thalassotalea crassostreae window:
- the tmk gene encoding dTMP kinase yields MVQGKFIVVEGIEGAGKSSAISVIENFLQQRDVAFEKTREPGGTVIAEKLRALVKEPSDEQVTPECELLLMYASRSQLLHNKIKPALDSGKYVIGDRHDLSSRAYQGGGREFNDDTINTIADITLKGFKPDLTLYLDIEPELGLARAQARGELDRIEQEKIDFFHRVRNKYLSLATLDDSIFIVDASQTMEQVHRDIQNILGEQLSG; encoded by the coding sequence ATGGTACAAGGGAAATTTATCGTTGTAGAAGGCATTGAAGGCGCGGGCAAGTCATCGGCAATAAGCGTAATAGAGAACTTTTTACAGCAGCGCGACGTTGCGTTTGAAAAAACACGAGAGCCAGGCGGTACTGTGATTGCTGAAAAGCTTCGCGCATTAGTTAAAGAGCCAAGTGATGAGCAAGTTACACCTGAGTGTGAGTTATTGCTGATGTACGCGAGCCGCAGTCAGTTATTGCATAATAAAATAAAGCCAGCGTTAGATAGCGGTAAATATGTGATTGGTGATCGTCATGATCTATCCTCTCGAGCATATCAAGGCGGTGGTCGAGAATTTAATGACGATACCATCAATACCATTGCTGATATAACCTTGAAAGGTTTTAAGCCTGACTTAACGCTTTATCTTGATATTGAGCCGGAACTTGGTTTAGCTCGAGCTCAGGCTAGAGGGGAGCTGGATCGTATTGAGCAAGAAAAGATTGATTTCTTTCATCGCGTTCGTAATAAATACCTTTCGTTAGCAACATTAGATGATAGTATTTTTATCGTTGATGCCAGCCAAACCATGGAACAAGTCCATCGCGATATCCAAAACATATTAGGTGAACAACTGAGTGGCTAA
- a CDS encoding DNA polymerase III subunit delta', translated as MANLAEKPWLVDSKQEIDSKIEQGLLPHALLLLGSYLAGQDELGDWLSKLLLCEQNTQQHSCGQCKSCLLVSSNSHPDLFVIDTQEKNIGVDVVREAGGFLQKTAQLSGAKVVVIRSAENMTESAANALLKTLEEPTDNSFLLLVCNNQELLLPTIISRSSVLNIQPPTGKELAEMVQSADSINDFSNIHHFAELTNSEVREQFDDFNQQLSQFLLSFDNQLTFAKVLVENIHAMRWLAQSFVHLIRIQADWGESLQTMPQFKFAQNFNGEQLWQCQMLINAANKQLKLLTQANKGFTIESLLFDIEQVLQIQE; from the coding sequence GTGGCTAATTTAGCGGAAAAGCCTTGGTTAGTTGACTCTAAGCAGGAAATTGACAGCAAAATAGAGCAAGGCTTGTTGCCCCATGCATTGTTATTACTTGGCAGCTATTTAGCTGGGCAAGATGAGCTGGGTGACTGGTTAAGTAAGTTATTGTTATGCGAGCAAAATACTCAGCAACATAGTTGCGGTCAATGCAAGTCCTGTCTGTTGGTCAGCTCTAACTCACATCCCGATTTGTTCGTGATTGATACCCAAGAGAAAAATATTGGTGTTGATGTAGTAAGAGAAGCAGGTGGTTTTTTACAAAAAACGGCGCAGTTAAGCGGTGCTAAAGTCGTTGTTATACGTAGCGCTGAAAACATGACTGAATCGGCTGCCAATGCATTACTCAAAACCTTAGAAGAGCCAACCGATAATAGCTTTTTACTGTTAGTTTGTAATAACCAAGAATTATTATTACCGACCATCATTAGTCGCAGCTCAGTGTTAAATATTCAGCCGCCGACGGGCAAAGAACTTGCTGAAATGGTCCAGTCAGCTGACAGTATTAACGATTTTAGTAATATTCATCACTTTGCAGAATTAACAAATAGCGAGGTAAGAGAGCAATTTGACGACTTTAATCAGCAATTGAGTCAATTTTTGCTAAGTTTTGATAATCAATTGACGTTTGCTAAAGTATTGGTTGAAAACATACATGCGATGCGTTGGTTAGCACAATCTTTTGTTCATCTAATTCGGATCCAAGCTGATTGGGGAGAATCTTTGCAAACAATGCCGCAATTTAAATTCGCTCAAAATTTTAATGGCGAGCAATTATGGCAGTGCCAAATGTTAATAAATGCAGCAAATAAGCAATTAAAGCTTTTAACTCAGGCCAATAAAGGTTTTACTATAGAATCTTTATTGTTTGATATCGAACAAGTATTACAGATACAAGAATAA
- a CDS encoding PilZ domain-containing protein, with amino-acid sequence MNRHVLSFKNEREIYMAYMPFLKQGGMFVKTNEPYEIGDEIELEITLPGQIDGTTMQTTVCWITPPGAQNGTEQGVGLAFGKDENNVCSQIEKELGRLLNSKDATFTM; translated from the coding sequence ATGAATCGACATGTCTTATCATTTAAAAATGAACGTGAAATTTACATGGCTTATATGCCATTTTTAAAGCAAGGTGGAATGTTTGTTAAAACTAATGAGCCTTATGAAATAGGCGATGAAATTGAGCTTGAAATTACCCTGCCAGGTCAAATCGACGGCACAACAATGCAAACAACGGTATGTTGGATAACGCCTCCAGGGGCTCAAAATGGTACTGAGCAGGGGGTTGGCCTTGCTTTCGGCAAAGATGAAAATAATGTCTGTAGTCAAATTGAGAAAGAACTCGGACGTTTACTTAATTCTAAAGACGCGACATTTACCATGTAA
- a CDS encoding TatD family hydrolase — translation MFIDSHCHLDRLDLAEFDNNLDNVMQQAKAANVEQMLCVSVTLKEFPSMVEKTRNYDNVNLSCGVHPLNQDDLVDEQELLTLADNDKVVAVGETGLDYFYAPETQEVQRDAFRKHIRVAKQLNKPIIIHTRDAQEDTLNIMREEGAEEVGGVLHCFTESWEMAEQAIAMGFYISFSGIVTFKNAKALRHVAHLVPNDKFLIETDSPYLAPVPHRGKQNQPAYVVEVAKMLADVRGQTVEEIAQLSTENYKRLFKVN, via the coding sequence GTGTTTATTGATTCCCATTGTCATCTGGATAGATTAGATCTAGCCGAATTTGATAACAATCTTGATAATGTTATGCAACAAGCTAAAGCTGCCAATGTTGAGCAAATGTTGTGCGTGTCAGTAACACTAAAAGAATTTCCGTCTATGGTCGAAAAGACCCGTAATTATGACAATGTAAATCTTTCTTGTGGTGTTCATCCGTTAAATCAAGATGATTTAGTTGATGAGCAAGAATTGCTAACACTTGCGGATAATGACAAAGTTGTCGCAGTTGGTGAAACTGGCCTAGATTACTTTTACGCCCCAGAAACACAAGAAGTGCAACGTGACGCATTTCGAAAACATATCCGAGTCGCTAAACAGCTTAATAAGCCGATTATTATTCATACCCGTGATGCCCAAGAAGATACGCTAAACATCATGCGTGAAGAAGGTGCAGAAGAAGTAGGTGGTGTATTGCATTGCTTTACCGAGAGCTGGGAAATGGCTGAACAAGCGATTGCTATGGGGTTTTATATTTCATTTTCAGGTATCGTTACCTTTAAAAACGCAAAAGCGTTACGACACGTGGCGCACTTAGTCCCTAATGATAAGTTTTTAATTGAAACTGATTCTCCCTATTTAGCTCCTGTGCCACATCGTGGTAAGCAAAACCAGCCTGCCTATGTGGTAGAAGTTGCAAAAATGCTAGCAGATGTGCGTGGTCAAACAGTCGAAGAAATTGCTCAGCTAAGTACAGAGAACTACAAGAGACTGTTCAAAGTTAATTAA
- a CDS encoding nucleoside recognition domain-containing protein, translated as MLNLIWLSFFIIAFIVSLVQWLVFGNIGIFEQLLNSIISMSKVTVEIAIGLIGILSFWLGMMKIAEAGGVVNWIANAISPLFSRLMPEVPKNHQAFGSITMNLSANFLGLDNAATPLGLKAMKDLQEINPKKDTASNAQILFLVLNTSSVTLFPISVFVYRAQQGAAVATDVFLPILLATFASTIAGLISVAMFQRISIYKGVILAYLAGAFAVVAALVVYLLQLSAQQLSEQSSLMGNLLIILVLVCFLVIAHLKKINVYDTFITGAKEGFEVSIKLIPYLLAMLVGIGVFRASGALDMIVDSIRTLVAIIGGDTRFVDALPTAFMKPLSGSGSRAMMIETMNAHGADSFAGRLASIMQGSTETTFYVLAVYFGSVGIRYSRHAITCGLIADVAGISAGIAVCYWFFG; from the coding sequence ATGTTAAATCTGATCTGGTTAAGTTTCTTCATCATCGCGTTTATTGTATCGCTCGTTCAATGGCTTGTATTTGGCAATATTGGTATTTTCGAACAGTTGCTAAATAGCATTATTTCAATGTCAAAAGTCACCGTGGAAATAGCTATTGGTCTTATCGGGATTTTAAGTTTTTGGCTAGGTATGATGAAAATCGCAGAAGCAGGCGGTGTTGTTAATTGGATTGCCAACGCAATTTCGCCGTTATTTAGTCGATTAATGCCTGAGGTACCGAAGAATCATCAGGCTTTTGGTTCAATTACCATGAATCTTTCGGCCAATTTCTTAGGTTTAGACAATGCAGCAACGCCTCTTGGTCTTAAAGCAATGAAAGATCTGCAGGAAATAAACCCGAAAAAAGATACCGCAAGTAATGCTCAGATCTTATTTTTAGTACTAAATACTTCTTCAGTGACGCTATTTCCAATTAGCGTGTTTGTTTATCGAGCTCAGCAGGGAGCTGCGGTTGCAACCGATGTGTTTCTTCCTATTTTACTTGCTACATTCGCATCCACCATTGCCGGTTTAATTAGTGTCGCTATGTTTCAGCGCATTAGCATATATAAAGGCGTAATACTTGCTTATCTTGCTGGTGCATTTGCCGTTGTCGCCGCACTTGTTGTTTATCTATTGCAACTTAGTGCCCAGCAATTAAGTGAACAATCGTCGCTGATGGGAAATCTTCTGATCATTTTGGTTCTGGTTTGTTTTTTAGTGATCGCTCATCTAAAAAAGATAAACGTTTATGACACATTCATCACCGGTGCTAAAGAAGGTTTTGAAGTAAGTATTAAATTAATCCCTTATCTTTTGGCTATGCTTGTTGGTATTGGGGTGTTTAGAGCCAGTGGTGCGTTAGATATGATTGTCGACAGTATTCGCACATTGGTGGCGATAATTGGCGGTGATACTCGCTTTGTCGATGCATTACCGACCGCATTCATGAAGCCATTAAGTGGCTCTGGCTCAAGAGCAATGATGATAGAGACAATGAATGCCCATGGTGCAGATTCTTTTGCTGGACGTTTAGCATCAATAATGCAAGGTTCAACAGAAACCACCTTTTATGTACTCGCTGTCTACTTTGGTAGCGTCGGCATCCGTTATTCTAGACATGCGATAACTTGTGGTTTAATAGCCGATGTTGCCGGCATTAGCGCCGGCATCGCCGTATGTTATTGGTTCTTCGGCTAA
- a CDS encoding GntR family transcriptional regulator: protein MNSLNPARQAPVTTADKIFETMQHEIVEGQIKAGSKISEPELAKKYQVSRSTLREALNRLEKCHLIERKANVGSRVVECSVRGLLEIYEVREALEGMACRLAAQNMKDEEIFELQKILELHGNEKQLQDGVSYYQEEGDLDFHYRVILGSHNQQLINILCGELYHLVRMYRFQFGMNSPRASRAFDEHKAIMYAIADRDAELAEMLMRRHIAASRKNIERKLEKDSE, encoded by the coding sequence ATGAATTCATTAAACCCTGCAAGACAAGCACCGGTAACCACCGCGGACAAGATATTTGAAACCATGCAGCATGAAATTGTTGAAGGACAAATTAAAGCCGGTAGTAAAATTAGTGAACCAGAACTCGCCAAAAAATATCAAGTTAGCCGCTCTACATTAAGAGAAGCATTAAATCGTTTAGAGAAGTGTCATTTAATTGAACGCAAAGCCAATGTTGGTTCGCGCGTCGTTGAATGCTCTGTGCGTGGACTACTTGAAATTTATGAAGTGCGCGAAGCACTCGAAGGTATGGCCTGTCGACTTGCTGCGCAGAACATGAAAGACGAAGAAATCTTTGAATTACAAAAAATTCTTGAACTACATGGCAATGAAAAACAACTGCAAGATGGTGTTTCTTATTACCAAGAAGAAGGGGATTTGGACTTCCATTACCGTGTGATCTTAGGTAGCCACAATCAACAATTGATTAATATCTTGTGCGGCGAATTATACCACTTGGTACGAATGTACCGCTTTCAATTTGGTATGAATAGTCCTCGTGCAAGCCGCGCCTTTGATGAACACAAAGCAATAATGTATGCGATAGCTGATAGAGATGCCGAGTTAGCTGAAATGCTAATGCGTCGTCATATTGCTGCTTCGCGAAAAAATATAGAAAGAAAATTAGAAAAGGACAGTGAATAA
- the prpB gene encoding methylisocitrate lyase — MTTQLSPGAKFRLALQNNKPLQVVGTINAYAAMMAEQIGHQAIYLSGGGVANASYGLPDLGMTSLNDVIADVQRITAASSLPLLVDIDTGWGGAFNIAKTIRDMEKAGAAAVHLEDQVAQKRCGHRPNKEIVSTEEMVDRIRAAVDARTDKDFFIMARTDAFAQEGLEAALERAKAYVAAGADGIFAEAVKTEEHYRAFTSSLDVPVLANITEFGQTELWNKKELGEWGCAMVLYPLSAFRAMNKAAESVYRTLLTDGDQKAEIENMQTRMDLYDYLGYHDYEQKLDALFSEGKNK, encoded by the coding sequence ATGACAACTCAATTATCACCGGGTGCTAAATTTCGGTTAGCGCTACAAAACAACAAGCCATTGCAGGTTGTAGGTACAATTAACGCTTATGCTGCAATGATGGCTGAGCAAATAGGTCATCAAGCTATTTACCTATCGGGTGGTGGTGTTGCTAATGCTTCTTATGGTTTGCCTGATTTGGGTATGACGTCACTTAATGATGTTATTGCAGATGTTCAACGTATTACTGCTGCTTCAAGCTTACCTTTATTAGTCGACATTGATACCGGTTGGGGTGGTGCTTTTAACATCGCTAAAACAATTCGCGATATGGAAAAAGCTGGCGCTGCAGCCGTGCATTTAGAAGACCAAGTTGCACAAAAACGTTGTGGTCACCGTCCAAATAAAGAAATCGTTTCTACGGAAGAAATGGTTGACAGAATTCGCGCTGCAGTTGATGCACGTACCGATAAAGACTTTTTCATCATGGCTCGTACAGACGCTTTTGCTCAAGAAGGCCTAGAAGCTGCATTAGAGCGTGCTAAAGCATACGTTGCTGCAGGTGCAGACGGTATCTTTGCCGAAGCAGTTAAAACAGAAGAGCATTACCGTGCATTTACTTCAAGCTTAGACGTGCCTGTATTAGCGAACATTACTGAGTTTGGCCAAACTGAACTTTGGAATAAGAAAGAGTTAGGTGAGTGGGGTTGTGCCATGGTGCTTTACCCGCTAAGTGCATTCCGAGCAATGAATAAAGCCGCAGAATCTGTGTACCGTACTTTATTAACCGATGGCGATCAAAAAGCAGAAATCGAAAACATGCAAACTCGTATGGATTTATACGATTACCTTGGCTATCACGATTACGAGCAAAAGCTAGATGCGCTTTTCTCAGAAGGTAAAAATAAATAA
- the prpC gene encoding bifunctional 2-methylcitrate synthase/citrate synthase: MVDKKLGGAGLRGQSAGETKLCTVGKSGSGLTYCGYDVSDLADNATFEEVAYLLFNGELPNQAQLDAYKAELNGMRDLPQALKEVLQRIPADAHPMDVMRTGASFLGNVEPENDFSEQNNAANRLLAAFPAIMTYWYRFSHDGVEIDCVTDEESIGGHFLRLLTGKTPSELHRRVIDVSLILYAEHEFNASTFTARVCASTLSDMYSCVTAAIGSLRGPLHGGANEAAMEMIQKFDSPEDAKVQMAGMLERKEKIMGFGHAVYRTSDPRNVIIKKWSEKLAGEFGDSSLYDISVACEEYMWDTKKLFCNADFFHASAYHFMGIPTKLFTPIFVCSRLTGWAAHVMEQRDNNRIIRPSADYTGVEPRTVGPIADR; encoded by the coding sequence ATGGTTGATAAGAAATTAGGTGGTGCAGGCTTACGTGGTCAAAGTGCAGGCGAAACGAAATTATGTACAGTCGGTAAATCAGGCTCAGGTCTAACTTATTGTGGTTACGATGTATCAGATCTAGCGGATAACGCGACGTTTGAAGAAGTGGCTTACCTTTTATTTAACGGCGAATTACCAAATCAAGCACAACTTGACGCGTATAAAGCAGAATTAAATGGTATGCGTGATTTACCACAAGCGCTTAAAGAAGTGTTACAACGTATTCCTGCCGATGCTCATCCAATGGATGTTATGCGCACCGGTGCGTCGTTCTTAGGTAACGTTGAACCAGAAAATGATTTCTCTGAACAAAACAACGCTGCAAACCGTTTATTAGCGGCTTTCCCTGCAATTATGACTTACTGGTATCGTTTCTCCCATGATGGTGTTGAAATTGACTGTGTAACTGATGAAGAATCTATCGGTGGTCACTTTCTACGTCTTTTAACTGGTAAAACGCCATCTGAATTACATCGCCGTGTAATTGATGTATCACTTATTCTTTATGCAGAGCATGAATTCAATGCGTCAACGTTTACAGCTCGTGTTTGTGCGTCAACGCTTTCAGATATGTACTCTTGTGTAACTGCGGCAATCGGTTCATTACGTGGTCCTCTTCACGGCGGTGCAAACGAAGCGGCAATGGAAATGATCCAGAAATTCGACTCACCAGAAGATGCTAAAGTTCAAATGGCTGGCATGCTTGAGCGTAAAGAAAAAATCATGGGCTTCGGTCACGCGGTATACCGTACATCGGATCCTCGTAACGTGATTATCAAAAAATGGTCTGAGAAGTTAGCCGGTGAATTCGGTGATTCTTCACTTTACGATATTTCTGTAGCTTGTGAAGAGTATATGTGGGACACCAAGAAGTTATTCTGTAATGCTGACTTCTTCCACGCATCCGCATACCACTTTATGGGTATTCCAACGAAACTGTTCACACCGATTTTCGTGTGTTCACGTTTAACGGGTTGGGCAGCACATGTGATGGAACAACGCGACAATAACCGTATTATTCGTCCAAGTGCAGACTACACAGGTGTTGAACCTCGTACCGTCGGTCCTATTGCAGATAGATAA
- the acnD gene encoding Fe/S-dependent 2-methylisocitrate dehydratase AcnD, with translation MNYEYRKPLPGVGIDYFDTRAAIEAITPGAYAKLPYTSRVLAEQLVRKCDPETLTDSLKQIINTERTLDFPWYPARVVCHDILGQTALVDLAGLRDAIADQGGDPAKVNPVVPTQLIVDHSLAVEAPGFDPEAFDKNRDIEDRRNEHRFHFIEWTKTAFKNVDVIPAGNGIMHQINLEKMSPVIQNRDGVAFPDTCVGTDSHTPHIDALGVIAIGVGGLEAETVMLGRPSMMRLPNIIGVKLTGKRKPGITATDMVLAITEFLRNEKVVSSYLEFFGDGTKDLTIGDRATISNMTPEFGASAGMFYIDEQTIDYLKLTGREPEQVALVEQYAKETGLWADDLETAEYERVLEFDLSTVVRNMAGPSNPHRRLPTSELTSTGIAKDLDACKAEENDGLMPDGAVIIAAITSCTNTSNPRNVVAAGLIAKRANELGLVRKPWVKSSFAPGSKVAKLYLEESGLLPEMEKLGFGIVGYACTTCNGMSGALDPKIQQEIIERDLYSTAVLSGNRNFDGRIHPHAKQAFLASPPLVVAYAIAGTMRFDIEKDVLGQDQNGNDITLKDIWPSDDDIDAIVNSAVKPEQFKKIYTPMFDLGAFEPAESPLYAWDETSTYIRRPPYWEGALAGERTMKGMRPLAVLGDNITTDHLSPSNAIQLNSAAGAYLDKMGLPEADFNSYATHRGDHLTAQRATFANPKLFNEMCRDEEGNVKQGSLARIEPEGTESRMWEAIETYMDRKQPLIIIAGADYGQGSSRDWAAKGVRLAGVEVIVSEGFERIHRTNLVGMGVLPLEFTNDETRHTYDIDGTETYDVVGTTAPGASMTVVMTRKNGEVVEIPVKCRLDTQEEVSVYAAGGVLQKFANDFLESNA, from the coding sequence ATGAACTATGAATACCGTAAACCGCTACCTGGTGTTGGTATCGATTATTTCGATACTCGTGCAGCGATAGAAGCCATTACGCCAGGCGCTTATGCGAAATTACCATACACATCTCGTGTATTAGCCGAGCAACTTGTTCGTAAATGTGACCCGGAAACTCTTACCGACTCATTAAAGCAAATCATCAATACTGAACGCACATTAGACTTTCCTTGGTATCCAGCGCGTGTGGTATGTCACGATATTTTAGGTCAAACAGCCTTAGTTGATCTTGCCGGTCTTCGTGATGCCATTGCAGATCAAGGCGGCGATCCGGCGAAAGTTAACCCAGTTGTTCCAACGCAGCTTATTGTTGATCACTCACTAGCAGTGGAAGCACCTGGTTTTGATCCAGAAGCATTCGACAAAAACCGTGATATTGAAGACCGTCGTAACGAACACCGTTTCCACTTTATTGAATGGACCAAAACCGCATTTAAAAACGTTGATGTAATTCCAGCCGGCAACGGTATTATGCATCAAATTAATTTAGAGAAAATGTCGCCAGTTATTCAAAACCGTGACGGTGTAGCTTTCCCTGATACTTGTGTTGGTACTGATTCACACACGCCTCACATTGATGCTTTAGGTGTTATTGCGATTGGTGTTGGTGGTCTTGAAGCTGAAACCGTAATGCTTGGTCGTCCATCAATGATGCGTCTGCCTAACATTATCGGTGTTAAGTTAACGGGTAAGCGCAAGCCAGGTATTACTGCCACTGATATGGTATTAGCAATTACTGAGTTCTTGCGTAACGAAAAAGTAGTATCAAGCTACTTAGAGTTTTTCGGTGATGGTACTAAAGATTTAACCATAGGTGATAGAGCAACTATCTCTAACATGACACCAGAGTTTGGTGCATCTGCAGGTATGTTCTACATCGATGAACAAACCATTGATTACTTAAAGCTAACGGGTCGAGAGCCAGAGCAAGTAGCACTTGTTGAGCAATACGCAAAAGAAACTGGTCTTTGGGCTGATGACCTAGAAACCGCTGAATATGAGCGAGTTCTTGAGTTTGATTTATCAACGGTTGTACGCAACATGGCGGGCCCTTCAAACCCTCATCGTCGTCTTCCTACATCAGAGCTTACTTCAACTGGTATTGCAAAAGACTTAGATGCATGTAAAGCGGAAGAAAATGATGGTCTAATGCCTGATGGTGCGGTAATCATTGCTGCAATCACATCTTGTACTAATACTTCTAACCCACGTAACGTTGTTGCCGCGGGTTTAATCGCAAAGCGTGCCAACGAATTAGGCCTAGTGCGCAAGCCTTGGGTTAAATCATCATTTGCACCAGGCTCAAAAGTTGCAAAACTTTACCTTGAAGAGTCAGGTTTATTACCAGAAATGGAAAAACTAGGCTTTGGTATTGTAGGTTATGCTTGTACTACCTGTAACGGTATGTCAGGGGCACTTGATCCTAAAATCCAACAAGAAATTATCGAGCGAGACTTATATTCTACGGCTGTGCTTTCAGGTAACCGTAACTTTGATGGTCGTATTCATCCACATGCCAAACAAGCATTCTTAGCGTCACCACCACTTGTTGTTGCTTATGCAATTGCTGGTACCATGCGTTTTGATATCGAAAAAGACGTATTAGGCCAAGATCAAAATGGAAATGATATTACTCTGAAAGATATTTGGCCAAGTGACGACGATATTGATGCAATTGTAAACTCAGCTGTTAAACCTGAACAGTTTAAGAAAATTTACACGCCAATGTTTGACTTAGGAGCCTTTGAACCTGCTGAAAGCCCATTATATGCTTGGGATGAAACCAGTACTTATATTCGCCGCCCTCCATATTGGGAAGGTGCACTAGCGGGTGAGCGCACGATGAAAGGCATGCGTCCATTAGCAGTACTTGGTGATAACATCACAACAGACCATTTATCGCCATCAAATGCGATTCAATTGAACAGTGCTGCTGGTGCATACTTGGATAAAATGGGCTTACCTGAAGCTGACTTTAACTCATACGCAACACACCGTGGCGATCACTTAACGGCGCAACGCGCAACGTTTGCTAACCCGAAATTGTTTAACGAAATGTGCCGTGATGAAGAAGGCAATGTTAAACAAGGCTCTTTAGCTCGTATTGAGCCAGAAGGTACTGAGTCACGTATGTGGGAAGCGATTGAAACTTACATGGATCGCAAACAACCATTGATTATCATCGCTGGTGCCGATTACGGTCAAGGTTCATCACGGGACTGGGCTGCCAAAGGTGTTCGTCTGGCTGGTGTTGAAGTGATTGTTTCGGAAGGTTTCGAGCGTATTCACCGCACTAACTTAGTCGGTATGGGCGTACTTCCTTTAGAATTTACTAATGATGAAACGCGTCATACTTATGACATCGATGGTACTGAAACTTACGATGTTGTTGGAACGACTGCGCCAGGTGCCTCGATGACAGTGGTTATGACTCGCAAAAATGGTGAAGTAGTGGAAATTCCAGTGAAGTGCCGTTTAGATACGCAAGAAGAAGTTTCTGTTTACGCCGCAGGCGGGGTATTACAAAAGTTCGCCAACGACTTCCTGGAGTCTAATGCCTAA
- the prpF gene encoding 2-methylaconitate cis-trans isomerase PrpF, with protein MAHVPQVKIPATYIRGGTSKGVFFNLTDLPERCQVPGEARDNMLLRVIGSPDPYGKQTDGMGGATSSTSKTVILAKSEQADHDVDYLFGQVAIDKAFVDWSGNCGNLTAAVGSFAIMSGIVDPARIPENGVCTVRIWQKNIQKTIVAQVPITNGEVQETGSFELDGVTFPAAEVPVEFIAPVDPSEAMFPTGNIVDDLEVPGIGTFKATMINAGIPTIFLNADEIGYQGTELQEAINGSDEILAWFETVRAHGAIKMGLISNVEEAKARQHTPKVAFVSPAKAYTSSSGKDINDTDIDLNVRALSMGKLHHAMMGTAAVAIGTAAAIPGTLVNLAAGGGERGSVTFGHPSGTLKVGAEASQIDGNWTVNKAIMSRSARVLMEGWVRIPGDCF; from the coding sequence ATGGCTCACGTTCCTCAAGTAAAGATCCCGGCTACTTATATTCGTGGTGGCACATCAAAAGGGGTTTTCTTTAATTTGACTGATTTACCCGAGCGCTGTCAGGTACCTGGTGAAGCACGAGATAATATGTTGCTTCGTGTTATTGGTTCACCGGATCCATACGGTAAACAAACTGATGGTATGGGCGGCGCTACGTCATCTACCTCTAAAACTGTAATTTTAGCGAAATCTGAACAAGCAGATCACGACGTTGATTATTTGTTCGGTCAAGTGGCGATAGACAAAGCCTTTGTTGATTGGTCAGGTAATTGCGGTAACTTGACTGCTGCGGTTGGTTCATTTGCGATTATGTCAGGTATTGTTGACCCAGCTCGAATTCCAGAAAATGGTGTTTGTACGGTTCGCATTTGGCAAAAAAATATTCAAAAAACTATCGTTGCACAAGTACCAATCACTAATGGAGAAGTACAAGAGACGGGTAGTTTTGAATTAGACGGCGTTACGTTCCCTGCTGCAGAAGTGCCAGTGGAATTTATCGCCCCAGTTGACCCTAGCGAAGCAATGTTTCCAACAGGAAATATTGTTGATGATTTAGAAGTTCCAGGCATTGGCACATTCAAAGCAACGATGATCAACGCAGGGATCCCAACAATTTTCTTAAATGCAGATGAAATTGGTTACCAAGGTACAGAGCTGCAAGAAGCAATTAATGGTAGCGATGAAATCCTTGCCTGGTTTGAAACCGTACGAGCGCACGGTGCGATTAAAATGGGGTTAATTAGCAATGTTGAAGAAGCGAAAGCTCGTCAGCATACACCTAAAGTTGCCTTTGTGTCTCCGGCAAAAGCTTACACCTCATCAAGTGGTAAAGACATTAATGATACTGACATCGACTTAAATGTTCGTGCATTGTCTATGGGTAAACTACACCATGCGATGATGGGCACTGCAGCAGTTGCCATTGGCACCGCTGCAGCGATACCCGGTACGCTAGTTAATTTAGCTGCTGGTGGTGGTGAACGTGGTTCAGTTACCTTCGGGCACCCATCAGGCACACTAAAAGTTGGCGCTGAAGCATCACAAATCGACGGCAATTGGACAGTAAATAAAGCTATCATGAGTCGTAGTGCACGTGTGCTTATGGAAGGCTGGGTTCGTATTCCAGGTGATTGTTTCTAG